The following proteins are encoded in a genomic region of Mycolicibacterium rutilum:
- a CDS encoding lysylphosphatidylglycerol synthase transmembrane domain-containing protein has translation MAHDAPARAARTQGTARSKYWWLRWAILGVAVVVLTVELGLVWDQLAKAWHSLYTAQWWWVLAGIGTALASMHFFGDIQRKLLRSAGVPVRQWRSQAAFYAGNSLSTTLPGGPVLSATFIYRQQRMWGATPVIASWQLVMSGALQVISLALLGLGSAFFLGAKHNPFSLIFTLAGFVMLIVLAQAVASRPDLLDGIGVRVLSWVNYLRAKPSDNGLAKWRETLAQLESVKLSRGQLGVAFTWSMFTLVTGVGTLLFACYAAGGKPSLLGVIVAYVAARAVASIPLMPGGLLVVEAVLVPGLVSSGMTLASAISAMLIYRLISWIFIAAIGWVVFFFMFRTETDVDPDACEDA, from the coding sequence GTGGCCCACGATGCGCCTGCGAGGGCAGCCCGCACCCAGGGGACCGCCCGCAGCAAGTACTGGTGGTTGCGGTGGGCGATCCTCGGTGTCGCGGTCGTCGTGTTGACCGTCGAGCTGGGCCTGGTCTGGGATCAGTTGGCCAAGGCGTGGCACAGCCTCTACACCGCACAGTGGTGGTGGGTGCTGGCCGGGATCGGCACGGCGCTGGCGTCCATGCACTTCTTCGGCGACATCCAGCGCAAGCTGCTGCGTTCGGCCGGTGTGCCGGTGCGGCAGTGGCGTTCGCAGGCCGCGTTTTATGCGGGCAATTCGTTGAGCACGACGCTGCCCGGCGGGCCGGTGCTGTCGGCGACGTTCATCTACCGCCAGCAGCGGATGTGGGGCGCGACGCCGGTGATCGCGTCGTGGCAGCTGGTGATGTCGGGTGCGCTGCAGGTCATCAGCCTGGCGCTGCTGGGGTTGGGCAGCGCGTTCTTCCTCGGCGCCAAGCACAATCCGTTCTCGTTGATCTTCACGCTGGCCGGGTTCGTGATGCTGATCGTGTTGGCGCAGGCGGTCGCGTCGCGGCCGGATCTGCTCGACGGCATCGGTGTGCGGGTGCTGTCGTGGGTGAACTATCTGCGCGCCAAGCCGTCCGACAACGGGCTGGCCAAGTGGCGCGAGACGCTGGCGCAGCTCGAGTCGGTCAAGCTGAGCCGCGGCCAGCTCGGCGTGGCTTTCACCTGGTCGATGTTCACGCTGGTGACCGGGGTGGGCACACTGCTGTTCGCCTGCTACGCCGCCGGCGGGAAGCCGTCGCTGCTCGGGGTGATCGTGGCGTACGTCGCCGCCCGCGCGGTCGCGTCGATCCCGCTGATGCCGGGCGGCCTGCTGGTGGTCGAGGCCGTGCTGGTGCCCGGCCTGGTGTCCAGCGGGATGACGTTGGCGTCGGCGATCTCGGCGATGCTGATCTACCGGCTGATCAGCTGGATCTTCATCGCCGCGATCGGGTGGGTGGTGTTCTTCTTCATGTTCCGCACCGAGACCGACGTGGACCCCGACGCCTGTGAGGACGCCTGA
- a CDS encoding response regulator transcription factor → MVDDDPDVRTSVARGLRHSGFDVRVAASGKEALRLLSNESHDALVLDVQMPELDGVAVVTALRALGNDIPICVLSARDTVNDRIAGLEAGADDYLTKPFDLGELVARLHALLRRSSHSEQQSDTMTVGPLTIDTARRLVFVEGERVDLTKREFDLLAVLVENAGVVLSRQRLLELVWGYDFDVDTNVADVFISYLRRKLERDGLPRVIHTVRGIGYVLREES, encoded by the coding sequence ATGGTCGACGACGACCCGGACGTACGGACCTCCGTTGCGCGCGGACTGCGCCACTCGGGGTTCGACGTTCGGGTCGCTGCGTCCGGCAAGGAAGCACTGCGACTGCTCTCCAACGAGTCTCACGACGCGTTGGTGCTCGATGTGCAGATGCCGGAGCTCGACGGGGTCGCCGTCGTGACCGCGCTGCGGGCGCTGGGCAACGACATCCCGATCTGCGTGCTGTCGGCCCGCGACACCGTCAACGACCGCATCGCGGGGCTGGAAGCCGGCGCCGACGACTACCTGACCAAGCCGTTCGACCTCGGCGAGCTGGTCGCCCGGCTGCACGCGCTGCTGCGCCGGTCCAGCCACTCCGAGCAGCAGTCCGACACCATGACGGTCGGCCCGCTGACCATCGACACCGCCCGCCGACTGGTCTTCGTCGAAGGCGAACGCGTGGACCTGACCAAGCGGGAGTTCGATCTGCTCGCGGTGCTGGTGGAGAACGCCGGTGTGGTGCTCAGCAGGCAGCGTCTGCTCGAACTCGTGTGGGGCTACGACTTCGACGTCGACACCAACGTCGCCGACGTCTTCATCTCGTATCTGCGGCGCAAGCTCGAACGCGACGGCCTGCCGCGGGTGATCCACACGGTGCGCGGGATCGGATACGTGCTGCGCGAGGAGTCGTGA
- a CDS encoding sensor histidine kinase: MRAPRILRSASLRTRVAVASAAAASAVVAAFLILTSVVLANNDEVQLDRRLDSIVDASMSPDQLLGTPPQGRGDPRRGVLTTGRSRSSGQVVFQRGFQLPPLPPGTETVEVNGVEYRVRTVTVNEDGGMLVSIGIRADSILLSPRRIPLYSGVGVVTVLIAAGLGWLLAGPAIRPLRRLTEHTKTLGEGSDDMPEVRGVREAEDLSEAMSAMLSRLAAAQQATTNSLQAAQDFAANAAHELRTPLTAMRADLDTLRIHDLPAEERDEVVADLSRAQRRVEAIITALGQLASGQLAQAEDREIIVVTELLDRVARENARVGGAVEIVVEADDDLGTIWGWPGGLRLAVDNLVRNAVTHGRSSRIVLAAHRHGSMITITVDDNGCGLPVEEHTAVLGRFSRGSTAAPGGSGLGLALVAQQAQLHGGHIELSDGPLGGLRATLTVSATGHEMDAGAPAEK, from the coding sequence GTGAGGGCGCCGCGGATCCTGCGCTCGGCGTCGCTGCGCACGCGGGTGGCGGTCGCCTCGGCGGCCGCGGCGTCGGCCGTCGTCGCCGCCTTCCTCATCCTGACCTCGGTGGTGTTGGCGAACAACGATGAGGTGCAACTGGATCGGCGGCTCGACTCGATCGTCGACGCCAGCATGTCCCCCGATCAGTTGCTGGGGACCCCGCCGCAAGGCAGGGGAGATCCGCGCCGCGGTGTGCTGACCACCGGGCGGTCCCGGTCCTCCGGTCAGGTGGTGTTCCAGCGCGGCTTCCAGTTGCCGCCGCTGCCGCCGGGCACCGAGACCGTCGAGGTCAACGGCGTCGAGTACCGGGTGCGCACCGTCACGGTCAACGAGGACGGTGGGATGCTGGTGTCGATCGGCATCCGCGCCGACAGTATCCTGTTGAGCCCCAGGCGAATTCCGCTCTACTCGGGTGTCGGCGTGGTGACAGTGCTGATCGCCGCCGGGCTGGGCTGGCTGCTCGCGGGCCCGGCGATCCGGCCGCTGCGCAGGCTCACCGAACACACCAAGACGCTCGGCGAGGGCAGCGACGACATGCCCGAGGTGCGTGGCGTTCGGGAGGCCGAGGACCTGTCCGAGGCGATGTCGGCGATGCTCAGCCGCCTGGCCGCCGCCCAGCAGGCCACCACGAACTCGCTGCAGGCCGCCCAGGACTTCGCGGCCAACGCCGCCCACGAGTTGCGCACCCCGCTGACCGCGATGCGCGCCGACCTCGACACCCTGCGCATCCACGACCTGCCCGCCGAGGAGCGCGACGAAGTGGTGGCCGACCTGTCCCGCGCGCAACGCAGGGTCGAAGCCATCATCACCGCGCTGGGGCAGCTGGCTTCGGGTCAGCTCGCGCAGGCCGAGGACCGCGAAATCATCGTCGTCACAGAACTTCTCGACCGGGTGGCCCGGGAGAACGCCCGCGTCGGCGGCGCGGTCGAGATCGTCGTCGAGGCCGACGACGACCTCGGCACCATCTGGGGCTGGCCGGGCGGTTTACGCCTGGCGGTGGACAACCTGGTGCGCAACGCGGTCACCCACGGCCGCTCCAGCCGCATCGTGCTCGCCGCGCACCGGCACGGCTCGATGATCACCATCACCGTCGACGACAACGGCTGCGGACTGCCGGTCGAGGAGCACACCGCGGTGCTGGGCCGGTTCTCCCGCGGCAGCACCGCGGCTCCCGGCGGGTCGGGACTCGGCCTGGCGCTCGTCGCGCAGCAGGCGCAGCTGCACGGCGGGCACATCGAGTTGTCCGACGGCCCGCTGGGCGGGTTGCGCGCGACGCTGACGGTGTCAGCGACGGGTCATGAAATGGACGCCGGCGCGCCAGCCGAGAAGTAG
- a CDS encoding heme-binding protein, with the protein MLLSARIARRAVAGAVGTGAIAGAMFFGAMPTAGAEPPNCTAADLAGVASGVSASTSAYLFTHPDVNWFFTSLEGLPREEVRTKVQDYLNANPQTKADLTGIRQPLVDIKNRCGDTNGDGLADS; encoded by the coding sequence ATGTTGCTCTCGGCCCGTATTGCGCGACGTGCGGTAGCTGGCGCGGTCGGCACCGGCGCAATTGCCGGTGCGATGTTCTTCGGTGCGATGCCCACGGCCGGCGCTGAGCCGCCGAACTGCACGGCCGCCGACCTCGCCGGCGTGGCGTCCGGCGTCTCGGCGTCGACCTCGGCTTACCTGTTCACCCATCCGGACGTGAACTGGTTCTTCACCAGCCTCGAGGGCCTGCCGCGCGAAGAGGTCCGGACCAAGGTGCAGGACTACCTGAACGCCAATCCTCAGACCAAGGCCGACCTGACCGGTATCCGCCAGCCTCTTGTCGACATCAAGAACCGCTGCGGCGACACCAACGGCGACGGCCTGGCCGACAGCTAG
- a CDS encoding hemophore encodes MKTTARAMRRGLFAVFAASAAGGAAVAALAMPSAPSATAAQDPCAASEVARTIGSVATSTGNYLDQHPQTNQVLTTIAKQQAGPQSLAMLKNYFDANPSVAKDMQQLQQPLTSLSGKCNLPLTMPQLLGLMQAAQQNGGLPASLPAQAPTAQTAGLPAAGAASQTPAATTISQGGGPLPGSAIAGLP; translated from the coding sequence ATGAAAACGACCGCGCGTGCGATGCGTCGAGGTTTGTTCGCCGTGTTCGCTGCCAGCGCCGCGGGCGGGGCCGCGGTCGCGGCCCTGGCAATGCCGTCGGCCCCATCGGCGACGGCCGCTCAGGACCCGTGCGCGGCCAGCGAGGTCGCCAGGACGATCGGTTCGGTGGCGACGTCGACCGGCAACTACCTCGACCAGCATCCGCAGACCAACCAGGTGCTGACGACGATCGCCAAGCAGCAGGCCGGACCGCAGTCGCTGGCGATGCTCAAGAACTACTTCGACGCCAACCCCTCCGTCGCCAAGGACATGCAACAGCTGCAGCAACCGTTGACCAGCCTGTCGGGCAAGTGCAACCTGCCGCTGACCATGCCGCAGTTGCTCGGGCTCATGCAGGCTGCGCAGCAGAACGGCGGGCTGCCCGCGAGTTTGCCGGCGCAGGCGCCGACCGCACAGACGGCGGGGCTGCCCGCTGCGGGTGCCGCCTCGCAAACACCTGCGGCGACGACAATTTCGCAGGGCGGTGGGCCGCTGCCAGGGTCGGCCATCGCCGGTCTGCCCTGA
- a CDS encoding DUF3054 domain-containing protein — translation MPVASPETTRAALSALATDLACVVVFAAIGRRSHAEGLDLTGIASTAWPFVTGAAAGWVLSLGWRRPYALLPTGVAVWVCTIVIGMLLRKLTDAGTAPAFIVVASISTAVLLLGWRAGVHFMTRR, via the coding sequence ATGCCCGTCGCGAGCCCGGAGACCACGCGCGCGGCGCTGTCCGCGTTGGCGACCGATCTGGCGTGTGTCGTGGTGTTCGCGGCCATCGGCAGGCGCAGCCATGCCGAGGGCCTCGACCTGACCGGAATAGCTTCGACCGCTTGGCCTTTCGTGACCGGGGCGGCGGCCGGCTGGGTGCTGTCGCTGGGCTGGCGGCGGCCCTACGCGCTGTTGCCCACCGGTGTCGCGGTGTGGGTGTGCACGATCGTCATCGGCATGCTGCTGCGCAAGCTCACCGACGCCGGTACCGCACCGGCTTTCATTGTGGTGGCGTCGATTTCGACTGCGGTGCTACTTCTCGGCTGGCGCGCCGGCGTCCATTTCATGACCCGTCGCTGA
- a CDS encoding helix-turn-helix domain-containing protein, translating into MTVTSDIRRREPAPGDRPLPQNGRPPADERPVEFWPTSAIRAALETDDLAVWQRIVAAIKRDPFGRTARQVEEVLETARPYGVSKALSEVLSRTREHLEANEREEVARHIRVLLEHSGLGQQEFASRIGVPADDFAKYLHGQTSPSAALMVRMKRLSERFGRMRAGRQAGEG; encoded by the coding sequence GTGACGGTGACGTCCGACATTCGCCGTCGCGAGCCTGCCCCCGGCGACCGTCCGCTGCCGCAGAACGGCCGGCCGCCGGCCGACGAGCGGCCCGTCGAGTTCTGGCCGACCTCAGCGATCCGGGCGGCACTGGAGACCGACGACCTGGCGGTGTGGCAGCGCATCGTCGCCGCGATCAAACGGGACCCGTTCGGCCGGACCGCGCGTCAGGTCGAAGAGGTGCTCGAAACCGCTCGGCCGTACGGCGTCTCCAAGGCGCTGTCGGAGGTGCTGAGCCGCACCCGCGAACACCTCGAGGCCAACGAGCGCGAAGAGGTGGCGCGCCACATCCGCGTGCTGCTCGAACATTCCGGGCTGGGCCAGCAGGAGTTCGCGTCCCGCATCGGCGTACCCGCCGACGACTTCGCGAAATACCTGCACGGGCAGACCAGCCCGTCGGCGGCGCTCATGGTGCGGATGAAGCGGCTGTCGGAGCGCTTCGGCCGGATGCGCGCGGGCAGGCAGGCCGGCGAGGGCTGA
- a CDS encoding MMPL family transporter has translation MMRLSSNLRRYRWAVFAVWLLLLAPSIYLALNQSGHLTGGGFEVEGSQSLRVQRELEEHFPDQGASPLALVAAPRADASFDDMNRAVAELERLAAEVPSVTVVPNPPGAAGQPPPQPDRPYVITLQLDFDNTGAVDVAKQLRQKVGIQGEDPGELEDGRVKAYVIGQGALGAAATQATKHDIAQAEKWNLPIVLIILLAVFGSLAAAAMPLLLGICTVVVTMGLVYLLSKYTAMSVFVTPTVSMFGIAVAIDYSLFILMRFREELRAGREPEQAADAAMATSGLAVVLSGVTVIASVTGIYLIQTPVLVSMATGAILAVAVAVLTATTLTPAVLATFGRAAAKRSSYLHWSRRPESTQSRFWTRWTGWVMRRPWVSALAASALLLALAAPAFSMVLGNSMQRQFEPTHEIRGGVNAAAEALGPGALGPVRVLMSFPEGNAASAPAKEPLLDAVRQRMAQAPNVVSVSPAAFGEDYRHALLSAVLSVDPEDMGARETVDWLRAELPGTPGLGDAKVDVGGPTALIKDFDDRVSATQPFVFVFVALIAFLMLLVSIRSVVLAFKGVLMTVLSVAAAYGSLVVVFQWGWLERLGFEPITSLDSTIPPLVLALTFGLSMDYEIFLLTRIRERFLQTGNTRDAVAYGVSTSARTITSAALIMIAVFIGFAFAGMPLVAQLGVACAVAIAVDATVVRLVLVPALMAMFDEWNWWLPRWLNRILPSVDFEKPLPKVENTDLIIIPDDLSSLSPSGSELRLAVRSAAKLKNLAPQAVTVADPLAFSGCRPVTKLRSAERLNGTHRNGAGSTAVTTATRLPVHPVTMWNGRLSVALDALATETDYARAPVERRSPMETTNVQLPTGDRLQIPTGAETLRLKSYLIMCRNTTRDFAEFADLVESMETRTAAEVLTAMDRYYCGQQSRKQWVATQLVRRLADPQPSDEHDTRMSGPEAEAEWAKVKERCLSVAVAMLEEAR, from the coding sequence ATGATGCGCTTGAGCAGCAACCTGCGCAGATATCGCTGGGCGGTGTTCGCCGTATGGCTGCTTCTCTTGGCACCTTCGATCTACCTGGCGTTGAACCAGTCCGGCCATCTCACCGGTGGCGGCTTCGAGGTCGAAGGCTCCCAGTCGTTGCGTGTGCAGCGCGAACTCGAAGAGCACTTCCCCGATCAGGGGGCGTCTCCGCTGGCGCTGGTCGCTGCCCCGCGCGCGGACGCGTCGTTCGACGACATGAACCGCGCGGTCGCCGAACTCGAACGGCTCGCCGCCGAGGTGCCCAGCGTGACGGTGGTGCCGAACCCGCCCGGCGCGGCCGGCCAACCACCGCCGCAGCCCGACCGCCCCTACGTCATCACGCTGCAACTGGACTTCGACAACACCGGTGCCGTCGACGTCGCCAAGCAGCTGCGGCAGAAGGTCGGCATCCAGGGCGAGGACCCCGGCGAGCTCGAGGACGGCCGGGTGAAGGCCTATGTGATCGGGCAGGGCGCGCTCGGCGCCGCCGCGACGCAGGCCACCAAACACGACATCGCGCAGGCCGAGAAGTGGAACCTGCCGATCGTCCTGATCATTCTGCTCGCGGTGTTCGGCTCGCTGGCCGCCGCGGCGATGCCGCTGCTGCTCGGCATCTGCACCGTCGTGGTGACGATGGGGCTGGTCTACCTGCTGTCGAAGTACACCGCGATGTCGGTGTTCGTCACGCCGACGGTGTCGATGTTCGGCATCGCGGTGGCCATCGACTACTCGCTGTTCATCCTGATGCGGTTCCGCGAGGAGCTGCGCGCGGGCCGAGAACCCGAGCAGGCCGCCGACGCCGCGATGGCCACGTCCGGGCTGGCGGTGGTGCTGTCCGGGGTGACCGTCATCGCGTCGGTGACCGGGATCTACCTGATCCAGACGCCGGTGCTGGTGTCGATGGCGACCGGCGCCATCCTGGCGGTCGCGGTGGCGGTGCTGACCGCCACCACGCTGACCCCGGCGGTGTTGGCGACGTTCGGCCGGGCCGCGGCCAAACGGTCGTCGTACCTGCACTGGTCCCGGCGCCCGGAGTCGACGCAGTCGCGGTTCTGGACCCGCTGGACCGGGTGGGTGATGCGGCGGCCGTGGGTGTCGGCGCTGGCGGCCTCCGCGCTGCTGCTGGCGCTGGCCGCGCCGGCGTTCTCGATGGTGCTGGGCAACAGCATGCAACGCCAGTTCGAGCCGACCCACGAGATCCGCGGCGGCGTCAACGCCGCCGCGGAGGCCCTCGGCCCCGGCGCGCTCGGCCCCGTGCGGGTGCTGATGTCGTTCCCCGAGGGCAACGCCGCGTCAGCCCCGGCCAAGGAGCCTCTGCTCGACGCGGTGCGCCAGCGGATGGCCCAGGCGCCCAACGTGGTGTCGGTCAGCCCCGCGGCGTTCGGCGAGGACTACCGGCACGCGCTGCTGTCGGCGGTGCTGTCGGTCGACCCCGAGGACATGGGCGCCCGCGAGACCGTCGACTGGCTGCGCGCCGAGCTGCCGGGAACGCCCGGGCTCGGTGACGCCAAGGTCGACGTCGGCGGCCCGACCGCGCTGATCAAGGACTTCGACGACCGGGTGTCGGCCACCCAGCCGTTCGTGTTCGTGTTCGTCGCGCTGATCGCGTTCCTGATGCTGCTGGTGTCGATCCGGTCGGTGGTGCTGGCGTTCAAGGGTGTGCTGATGACCGTGCTGTCGGTCGCCGCGGCCTACGGCAGCCTCGTCGTGGTGTTCCAGTGGGGCTGGCTGGAACGGTTGGGCTTCGAGCCGATCACGTCGCTGGACAGCACGATCCCGCCGCTGGTGCTGGCGTTGACGTTCGGCCTGTCGATGGACTACGAGATCTTCCTGCTCACGCGGATCCGGGAGCGCTTCCTGCAGACCGGCAACACCCGCGACGCGGTGGCCTACGGCGTGAGCACCAGCGCCAGGACGATCACCAGCGCGGCGCTGATCATGATCGCGGTGTTCATCGGGTTCGCGTTCGCGGGCATGCCGCTGGTCGCGCAGCTCGGGGTGGCGTGCGCGGTGGCGATCGCGGTGGACGCCACCGTCGTGCGGCTGGTGCTCGTGCCCGCGCTGATGGCGATGTTCGACGAGTGGAACTGGTGGCTGCCGCGCTGGCTGAACCGCATCCTGCCGTCGGTGGACTTCGAGAAGCCGCTGCCCAAGGTCGAGAACACCGACCTCATCATCATTCCCGACGACCTGTCGTCGCTGTCGCCGAGCGGATCGGAACTGCGGCTGGCGGTCAGGTCGGCGGCGAAGCTCAAAAACCTTGCCCCGCAGGCAGTTACGGTTGCCGACCCGCTGGCGTTCAGCGGCTGCCGCCCCGTCACCAAGCTGCGCAGCGCCGAACGGCTCAACGGCACGCACCGCAACGGTGCCGGCAGCACCGCGGTGACCACCGCGACCCGGCTGCCGGTGCATCCGGTGACCATGTGGAACGGCCGGCTGTCGGTGGCGCTCGACGCACTGGCCACCGAAACCGACTACGCGCGGGCCCCGGTGGAACGGCGCAGCCCGATGGAAACCACCAACGTCCAACTCCCGACCGGTGATCGGCTGCAGATCCCGACCGGCGCCGAGACACTGCGACTGAAGAGCTACCTGATCATGTGCCGCAACACCACCCGCGATTTCGCGGAGTTTGCCGATCTGGTCGAGTCGATGGAGACTCGTACCGCCGCAGAGGTACTGACCGCCATGGACCGGTACTACTGTGGACAACAGTCAAGGAAGCAGTGGGTGGCTACCCAGTTGGTCCGCCGTTTGGCCGACCCGCAGCCTTCCGACGAGCACGACACGCGGATGTCGGGCCCTGAGGCGGAGGCGGAGTGGGCCAAGGTCAAAGAGCGGTGCCTTTCGGTGGCGGTCGCGATGCTGGAGGAGGCGAGGTGA